In Malus sylvestris chromosome 15, drMalSylv7.2, whole genome shotgun sequence, a single genomic region encodes these proteins:
- the LOC126604999 gene encoding protein ACCELERATED CELL DEATH 6-like produces the protein MDTSNSTGQIESAAPLPLASPGVDCQATQLADQTKEEPTKGIDLDVFNAAKQGNVDALREHEEHLDIKLTATKNTVLHIYIACSSSPTFNEYEKQVLESTNIVEDILKTCPALLLQQNESGETALHIAARHGRAGIVGALIRAAKARHDDLEKGVLSEEAWKMLIRATNNGKDTALHEAVRFNHFAVVEILTREDPECLYSANGDGETPIYMAVERGYCDLVYKMMKTCKNPVYKGPNGRTALHAAVTINGIEMTKDLLKYTEKALTKEVDEKGWTPLHYAASMGHTSIVKSLLAADKSAAYIGDNEKVTPLHVAALGGHADVMKELIACCPDCCELVDRRRRNALHFCIRKRHHQVEQLVRQDPWLSNVLLNGKDEDGNTPLHLMAYAWYNNAGFIRDARVDKMTFNKENLNALNIVQALPYSEQQIYLQSTLKEIGAIPGHRISSDKDGGSSKVEENIGGSQVEKNRGVGIEVKEGRDSHLVVATLIATVTFAAGFTMPGGYQGEKGPDQGFAVLSRNAAFKAFVITNTIAMAMSSCSVMVLLFCRNYTSLTGKLQKIFHNALSFTLFALMAMVVAFITGTYVVLSGRSPGLAIATCVLGCLFFFALAKSMNIPVVKILVLDVPRIMFRHKFPRSFLFKYMRCMLPWDYPRHTFNAI, from the exons ATGGATACCTCCAATTCGACTGGTCAGATTGAGAGTGCTGCTCCATTACCATTAGCATCCCCGGGTGTCGATTGCCAGGCTACTCAGCTAGCAGATCAGACCAAGGAGGAACCTACAAAGGGCATAGATCTTGATGTTTTCAACGCTGCGAAACAAGGCAACGTCGATGCCCTAAGGGAACACGAGGAGCATCTTGACATAAAGCTCACTGCAACAAAAAACACAGTGCTCCATATTTACATAGCGTGCTCAAGCAGCCCAACGTTCAACGAATATGAGAAACAAGTACTCGAGTCAACCAACATCGTTGaggatatccttaaaacttGTCCAGCACTGCTGTTGCAGCAGAATGAGAGTGGTGAGACTGCGTTACACATTGCCGCGAGACATGGGCGTGCTGGAATAGTTGGAGCTCTAATCCGAGCTGCAAAAGCTCGTCATGATGACCTCGAGAAAGGGGTTTTATCGGAAGAAGCATGGAAGATGCTCATAAGGGCAACCAACAACGGCAAGGACACGGCCTTGCACGAGGCGGTTCGATTTAATCACTTTGCAGTGGTGGAGATATTGACAAGAGAAGATCCAGAGTGTCTGTACTCCGCTAATGGTGACGGTGAGACTCCAATTTACATGGCTGTCGAGAGGGGGTATTGTGATTTAGTTTATAAGATGATGAAGACTTGCAAAAATCCCGTTTACAAAGGCCCTAATGGCAGAACAGCTTTGCATGCTGCAGTCACAATCAATGGCATAG AAATGACGAAAGATTTGTTGAAGTACACTGAAAAGGCTTTGACGAAAGAAGTCGACGAAAAGGGATGGACTCCGCTACACTACGCTGCATCCATGGGTCACACTTCAATTGTGAAATCCTTACTAGCAGCTGATAAATCCGCCGCCTACATCGGCGACAATGAGAAGGTTACACCTCTTCACGTTGCAGCACTCGGAGGCCATGCAGACGTAATGAAAGAGCTTATTGCCTGTTGCCCTGATTGTTGCGAACTGGTGGACAGGCGCCGTCGCAACGCTCTTCACTTCTGCATTAGGAAGCGTCATCATCAAGTAGAGCAACTTGTGAGACAAGATCCATGGCTCAGCAACGTCCTTTTGAATGGCAAAGACGAAGATGGGAACACACCCCTCCATCTTATGGCTTACGCTTGGTACAACAACGCTGGGTTCATACGTGATGCTAGGGTTGATAAGATGACATTCAACAAGGAAAATCTCAACGCTCTTAACATCGTTCAAGCTTTGCCTTATTCAGAACAACAA ATATATCTTCAAAGCACATTGAAAGAGATTGGTGCCATACCAGGTCATCGGATTTCAAGCGACAAGGATGGTGGCAGCAGCAAGGTCGAGGAAAACATAGGTGGCAGCCAAGTAGAGAAAAACAGAGGTGTTGGCATCGAAGTGAAGGAAGGAAGAGACTCCCATCTGGTTGTGGCTACACTTATAGCAACCGTAACGTTCGCAGCTGGTTTCACCATGCCTGGTGGTTACCAAGGCGAAAAAGGACCAGACCAGGGCTTCGCAGTTCTATCCAGAAATGCAGCTTTCAAAGCTTTTGTGATAACAAATACAATAGCCATGGCTATGTCTAGTTGTTCTGTCATGGTGCTCCTTTTTTGCAGGAATTACACAAGTCTGACCGGAAAATTGCAGAAAATTTTCCACAACGCGTTATCCTTTACTTTGTTTGCCTTAATGGCAATGGTGGTTGCATTCATTACCGGCACATATGTGGTACTGAGTGGTCGTTCGCCAGGACTTGCCATCGCTACTTGTGTGCTAGGATGCCTTTTCTTCTTTGCCTTGGCTAAATCTATGAATATTCCGGTCGTCAAAATACTAGTATTAGATGTGCCAAGAATAATGTTCAGGCATAAATTTCCTCGTTCTTTTTTATTCAAGTACATGAGATGCATGTTACCATGGGATTACCCGCGTCATACTTTCAATGCGATATGA